The window TGCCGCCGCAGATCGCCGTGCCCGCCGAGATCAGGAATCCGGCGGTGAATGGCACCCGCAGAACGCGCGCCAGCGTCAACCCGACCAGCATGGCAAAGGAGATGCCGACTGCCGTGTAGATGAAGCCGGAGCGTCCGGCTCTGACGACCTCCTGCAGGTTCATGCCGAAGCCCAGCCCGACGACCGAGGCTTGCAACAGGTATCGGGTGAAGGGCTGCGTCTGCTTGCGGAATGGGTTGCTGACGCTGAGCCCGAGCGCCAGCCCAACCGCCAGAGCGAGCGGCGGCGACGCCCATGGGCTGAGAACAAATATTAGACCGGCAATGAAGAGGACTTGAGAAACAATCTTCATGTGACGCGGGTGGATGCCAAGTAGCTCGGTAGCCGTAGCCCGGCATGACCTCACCCGGAATACGGACTACGATCCTCACAGTCCAATGTAACAGACAAATAGCGCAGCGCTGGCGTGTCGCCGCCCCAAACGTGTATTCTTACCGCCGCGTCAAGTATGGGGGGAGGCAACTATGAAGAAACTGATGGGCCATGCGCTGGTGCTGCTTTGCGCGACGGCGATGGCCGCGCAGCAAGGGGGCTCCAGTTCGAACCCGGTCAGCGACAGCGTGCGCGCCATGATCGGGCGGCAGGCAAAGAACCTGACTGCCGCGGCCGAGGAAATGCCGGCCGACAAATACGGGTACAAACCAACCGAGCAGCAGATGACGTTCGGCACCCTGGTATCGCACGTCATCGGGTCGAACAATTTTCTGTGCGCCAAGCTCACCAGCCAGGCCGCGCCAGCGGAGAAAGTCAGCGACAAGGATCCGAAGGACAAGCTGGTCACACAACTGAAAAGCTCGTTCGACTACTGCGAGACGGCGCTGAAGGGCGTGCAGGATTCCCAACTCGGCGAAGGGGTCACCCTGTGGGGAGGCCGCAAAGCGAACAAGGCGGCGGCGCTGATCGGGCTCACCAACGACTGGGCCGATCACTATGGTCAAGCGGCGATGTACCTGCGCCTGAACGGCATGCTGCCGCCCACGGCGAAGAAGATGCCGCAGAGTGGGGCAAAGGAATAGCGGCGTGTGAATTTGAAATGGTAGTCCGTTGTCGGTAGTCCGTAGTCCGCACCCGATGATTCACGGATTAC is drawn from Terriglobia bacterium and contains these coding sequences:
- a CDS encoding DinB family protein, whose product is MKKLMGHALVLLCATAMAAQQGGSSSNPVSDSVRAMIGRQAKNLTAAAEEMPADKYGYKPTEQQMTFGTLVSHVIGSNNFLCAKLTSQAAPAEKVSDKDPKDKLVTQLKSSFDYCETALKGVQDSQLGEGVTLWGGRKANKAAALIGLTNDWADHYGQAAMYLRLNGMLPPTAKKMPQSGAKE